In a single window of the Streptomyces sp. NBC_00094 genome:
- a CDS encoding FadR/GntR family transcriptional regulator encodes MTTPAQGLHSHVLATLGLAITAGEYPPGTVLRTDELAQRFDVSRTVVREVVRVLESMHLVESRRRVGVTVLPTASWNVYDPQVIRWRLAGADRPRQLRSLTVLRSAVEPVAAGLAALHATPEQCRELTEQALGMVATSRGRRLEEYLVHDIAFHRVVLNASGNEMFARLGDVVAEVLTGRTHHQVMFEDPDPAAVTLHVQVAEAVRERDASRAEELTRRIAVGALRELDVLAP; translated from the coding sequence ATGACGACACCGGCCCAGGGGCTTCATTCGCACGTCCTCGCCACCCTGGGTCTCGCGATCACCGCGGGGGAGTACCCGCCGGGCACCGTGCTGCGCACCGACGAGCTCGCCCAGCGCTTCGACGTCTCCAGGACCGTGGTCCGCGAGGTCGTACGCGTCCTGGAGTCCATGCACCTCGTCGAGTCCCGCCGCCGCGTCGGCGTGACCGTGCTCCCCACCGCGAGCTGGAACGTGTACGACCCCCAGGTCATCCGCTGGCGGCTCGCCGGCGCCGACCGTCCCCGCCAGCTCCGCTCCCTCACCGTGCTGCGCTCGGCCGTCGAACCCGTCGCCGCCGGCCTCGCCGCGCTGCACGCCACCCCCGAACAGTGCCGCGAGCTCACCGAGCAGGCCCTCGGCATGGTCGCCACCTCGCGCGGCCGGCGCCTGGAGGAGTACCTGGTCCACGACATCGCCTTCCACCGGGTCGTCCTCAACGCCTCGGGGAACGAGATGTTCGCCCGCCTCGGCGACGTCGTCGCCGAGGTGCTCACCGGCCGCACCCACCACCAGGTGATGTTCGAGGACCCGGACCCGGCCGCCGTCACCCTCCACGTCCAGGTCGCCGAGGCGGTACGCGAACGGGACGCGTCCCGCGCGGAGGAGCTCACCCGCCGGATCGCGGTCGGCGCCCTCCGGGAACTGGACGTCCTCGCGCCCTAG
- a CDS encoding gluconokinase: MSTTPQPRTRTVVVVMGVAGTGKTTIGPLVAEALDLPYAEGDDFHPAANVAKMSAGVPLDDTDREPWLDAIGAWAHDRAGRGGVVSSSALKRAYRDRLRAAAPGVVFLHLTGDRELIERRMGAREGHFMPTALLDSQFATLQPLREDEAGVAVDVSGTPEEIAARAVAALRRLTH; this comes from the coding sequence ATGAGCACCACCCCCCAGCCCAGGACGAGGACAGTCGTCGTCGTGATGGGCGTCGCCGGGACCGGCAAGACCACCATCGGTCCGCTGGTCGCCGAGGCGCTGGACCTCCCCTACGCGGAGGGCGACGACTTCCACCCGGCGGCGAACGTGGCCAAGATGTCGGCCGGCGTCCCCCTGGACGACACCGACCGGGAGCCGTGGCTCGACGCCATCGGGGCGTGGGCGCACGACCGGGCCGGGCGCGGCGGGGTGGTCAGCAGCTCCGCGCTGAAGCGGGCGTACCGGGACCGGCTGCGCGCCGCGGCCCCGGGTGTGGTCTTCCTCCATCTGACCGGCGACCGGGAGCTGATCGAGCGGCGGATGGGGGCCCGCGAGGGCCACTTCATGCCGACGGCGCTCCTGGACTCCCAGTTCGCCACCCTGCAGCCGCTGCGGGAGGACGAGGCCGGCGTCGCCGTCGACGTCTCCGGCACCCCCGAAGAAATCGCCGCCCGGGCCGTCGCCGCGCTCCGCCGGCTCACCCACTGA
- a CDS encoding GntP family permease: MTSLSVEILAADAAEPITSAGNAQLGIAVLAGIALIVVLITRYKLHAFLALTIGSLALGAFAGAPLADTIKSFTTGLGNTVAGVGVLIALGAILGKLLADSGGADQIVDTILARASGRAMPWAMVLIASVIGLPLFFEVGIVLLIPVVLLVAKRGNYSLMRIGIPALAGLSVMHGLIPPHPGPLVAIDALGANLGVTLALGLVVAIPTVIIAGPLFSRYAARWVDIPVPENMVPVRPSEDLEKRPGFGATVATVLLPVVLMLVKALVDIVVDDPENGVQKVTDVIGSPLIALLAAVIVGMFTLGRAAGFTKERLSSTVEKSLAPIAGVLLIVGAGGGFKQTLIDIGVGQMILEFSESWSIPALLLAWLIAVAIRLATGSATVATISAAGLVAPLAEGMSTSETALLVLAIGAGSLFFSHVNDAGFWLVKEYFGMNVGQTIKTWSVMETIISVVGIVFVLLLSLVL, encoded by the coding sequence GTGACCAGTCTCAGCGTCGAGATCCTGGCAGCGGACGCCGCCGAACCCATCACCTCGGCAGGCAACGCCCAGCTCGGCATCGCCGTACTCGCCGGCATCGCCCTCATCGTCGTGCTCATCACCAGGTACAAGCTCCACGCGTTCCTGGCGCTGACCATCGGCTCGCTCGCGCTCGGCGCGTTCGCCGGAGCGCCGCTCGCGGACACCATCAAGTCCTTCACCACCGGTCTCGGCAACACCGTCGCCGGTGTGGGCGTGCTGATCGCCCTCGGCGCGATCCTCGGCAAGCTCCTCGCCGACTCGGGCGGCGCCGACCAGATCGTCGACACGATCCTGGCGCGGGCGAGCGGCCGGGCCATGCCCTGGGCGATGGTCCTCATCGCCTCCGTGATCGGCCTGCCGCTCTTCTTCGAGGTCGGCATCGTGCTGCTGATCCCGGTCGTCCTGCTCGTCGCCAAGCGCGGCAACTACTCCCTGATGCGGATCGGCATCCCGGCCCTGGCCGGTCTCTCCGTGATGCACGGGCTCATCCCGCCGCACCCCGGTCCGCTCGTCGCGATCGACGCGCTCGGCGCGAACCTGGGCGTCACCCTCGCGCTCGGTCTCGTCGTCGCCATTCCGACCGTGATCATCGCCGGTCCGCTGTTCTCCCGGTACGCCGCCCGCTGGGTGGACATCCCGGTCCCCGAGAACATGGTCCCGGTCCGACCCTCCGAGGACCTGGAGAAGCGTCCCGGCTTCGGCGCCACCGTGGCGACCGTCCTGCTGCCGGTCGTCCTGATGCTGGTCAAGGCGCTCGTCGACATCGTCGTCGACGACCCGGAGAACGGTGTCCAGAAGGTCACCGACGTCATCGGCTCGCCGCTGATCGCGCTCCTCGCCGCCGTCATAGTCGGCATGTTCACGCTGGGCCGGGCGGCCGGCTTCACCAAGGAGCGACTGTCCTCGACCGTCGAGAAGTCGCTCGCCCCGATCGCGGGTGTGCTGCTGATCGTCGGCGCGGGTGGCGGCTTCAAGCAGACCCTGATCGACATCGGCGTCGGCCAGATGATCCTCGAATTCTCCGAGAGCTGGTCCATCCCGGCGCTGCTGCTCGCCTGGCTGATCGCGGTGGCGATCCGGCTCGCGACCGGATCCGCGACGGTGGCGACGATCTCGGCGGCGGGGCTCGTGGCTCCGCTGGCGGAGGGCATGTCGACGAGCGAGACGGCGCTGCTGGTGCTCGCGATCGGTGCGGGGTCGCTCTTCTTCAGCCATGTCAACGACGCCGGGTTCTGGCTGGTGAAGGAGTACTTCGGGATGAACGTCGGCCAGACGATCAAGACCTGGTCGGTGATGGAGACGATCATCTCGGTCGTGGGCATCGTGTTCGTGCTGCTGCTGTCACTGGTGTTGTGA